A genomic stretch from Nocardia wallacei includes:
- a CDS encoding asparaginase produces the protein MSIELVEVVRSGFRECVHRGSLVILAADGDPEVALGEVHLPIFPRSTNKPMQAIALLRNGFEPVDDAELAIATASHYGEPDHVELVRRLLDRFGFAEEQLECPPDLPADEAARAAALAGRDRADAERRIYMNCSGKHAAMLATCVINGWPTTGYLDAAHPLQRAVVDTITDITGEPESDLGIDGCGLPIVPVSLVNLARAYATFATAPPETPQRRVADAIRAHPRVISGTAGPDLLIMTATPGLVCKIGADGVHAGALPDGRAFAYKIDDGHDRARMPLTQAILQRMGVAWTAEHAALAAPAVLGGGARVGIVRAIPGVL, from the coding sequence GTGAGCATCGAACTGGTGGAGGTGGTGCGCTCGGGTTTCCGCGAGTGCGTGCACCGCGGTTCGCTGGTGATCCTGGCCGCCGACGGCGACCCGGAGGTCGCCCTGGGCGAGGTGCACCTGCCGATCTTCCCGCGCTCGACCAACAAGCCGATGCAGGCGATCGCGCTGCTGCGCAACGGTTTCGAGCCCGTCGACGACGCCGAGCTGGCCATCGCCACCGCCTCGCACTACGGCGAACCCGACCATGTGGAGCTGGTGCGGCGCCTGCTGGACCGCTTCGGTTTCGCCGAGGAGCAGCTCGAATGCCCGCCGGACCTGCCCGCCGACGAGGCGGCCCGGGCCGCGGCGCTGGCCGGCCGCGACCGCGCGGACGCCGAGCGCCGGATCTACATGAACTGCTCGGGCAAGCACGCCGCGATGCTGGCCACCTGCGTGATCAACGGCTGGCCCACCACCGGCTACCTGGACGCGGCGCATCCGCTGCAGCGGGCGGTGGTGGACACCATCACCGACATCACCGGCGAACCGGAGTCCGACCTGGGCATCGATGGCTGCGGCCTGCCGATCGTGCCGGTCTCCCTGGTCAACTTGGCGCGCGCCTACGCGACCTTCGCGACCGCCCCGCCGGAGACCCCGCAGCGCCGGGTCGCCGATGCCATTCGCGCGCATCCGCGAGTGATTTCCGGCACGGCCGGGCCGGACCTGCTGATCATGACCGCCACCCCCGGCCTGGTCTGCAAGATAGGCGCCGACGGGGTGCACGCGGGTGCGCTGCCGGACGGCCGGGCCTTCGCCTACAAGATCGACGACGGGCACGACCGCGCGCGGATGCCCCTGACGCAGGCAATTCTGCAGCGGATGGGGGTGGCGTGGACGGCCGAGCACGCCGCCCTGGCCGCACCCGCGGTACTGGGCGGGGGCGCCCGCGTGGGCATCGTCCGGGCAATCCCCGGCGTGCTGTAG
- a CDS encoding YgfZ/GcvT domain-containing protein, with translation MSVVHPPSPLLTAPGAVPGPPESPDAAVAWHYGDPFGEQRAAAERAAVVDRSHRFVLTITGAERLTWLHTISSQHVAQLGDRRSAENLDLDLNGRVQHHFVLTDLDGTLWIDTEGERGPELLNFLQKMVFWADADPEAAPDHTMLSLLGPKAQQIADAAGIGPLPSTYAAIALPGGGFLRRMPWPTEDSFDLVVPRDRLAEWWSRLTDAGAAPAGLWAFEALRVAALRPRLGLDTDDRTIPHEARWIGGVTERGAVHLDKGCYRGQETVARVHNLGKPPRRLVLLHLDGSADSRPVTGDPITAGGRPVGRLGTLVDHYEYGPIALALIKRAVPADAKLEAGPMAAAIDPDSLPPDDEPQAGRMAVERLRGR, from the coding sequence GTGTCCGTGGTTCATCCGCCCAGCCCGTTGCTCACCGCGCCGGGGGCCGTCCCGGGCCCGCCGGAGTCGCCCGATGCCGCGGTCGCGTGGCATTACGGGGATCCGTTCGGGGAGCAGCGCGCCGCCGCCGAACGCGCCGCGGTCGTCGACCGCTCGCACCGATTCGTCCTCACCATCACCGGCGCCGAACGCCTGACCTGGCTGCACACCATCTCCAGTCAGCACGTGGCCCAGCTCGGCGACCGGCGCAGCGCCGAGAATCTGGACCTCGACCTCAACGGCCGGGTGCAGCACCATTTCGTCCTCACCGACCTCGACGGCACCCTGTGGATCGACACCGAGGGCGAGCGCGGGCCGGAACTGCTGAACTTCCTGCAGAAGATGGTCTTCTGGGCCGACGCCGACCCCGAAGCGGCGCCGGACCACACGATGCTCTCCCTGCTGGGTCCGAAGGCGCAGCAGATCGCCGATGCCGCGGGCATCGGCCCGCTGCCGTCCACGTACGCCGCGATCGCGCTGCCGGGCGGCGGTTTTCTGCGCCGGATGCCGTGGCCGACGGAGGACTCCTTCGACCTGGTGGTGCCGCGCGACCGCCTGGCCGAATGGTGGTCGCGGCTGACCGATGCCGGAGCGGCCCCGGCCGGACTGTGGGCGTTCGAGGCGCTGCGGGTGGCGGCGCTGCGGCCCCGGCTCGGCCTCGACACCGACGACCGGACCATTCCGCACGAGGCCCGCTGGATCGGCGGCGTCACCGAGCGCGGCGCGGTGCACCTGGACAAGGGCTGCTATCGCGGCCAGGAGACGGTGGCGCGGGTGCACAACCTCGGCAAACCGCCGCGGCGCCTGGTGCTGTTGCATCTGGACGGCTCGGCCGATTCCCGCCCGGTCACCGGTGATCCGATCACCGCGGGCGGCCGCCCGGTCGGCCGCCTCGGCACGCTCGTGGACCACTACGAGTACGGGCCGATCGCGCTCGCTCTGATCAAGCGCGCGGTGCCCGCCGACGCGAAACTCGAGGCGGGCCCGATGGCCGCGGCGATCGACCCGGATTCGCTGCCGCCCGACGACGAACCCCAGGCCGGCCGGATGGCCGTCGAGCGGCTGCGCGGGCGATGA
- the purM gene encoding phosphoribosylformylglycinamidine cyclo-ligase, with protein MTEQTPTGAGVDGLGAGASYAAAGVDIEAGDRAVELYAPLAKKATRPEVQGGLGGFAGLFALKGDYTEPLLASSTDGVGTKIAVAQALDKHDTVGLDLVAMVVDDLVVCGAEPLFLQDYIAVGKVVPERMAQIVSGIAEGCVKAGCALLGGETAEHPGLMGPDDYDISATGIGVVEAEAVLGPDRVRPGDVVIAMGSSGLHSNGYSLARHVLLEIDRMSLTGHVEEFGRTLGEELLEPTRIYAKDCLALVAETDVRTFAHVTGGGLAGNLARVLPGGLVAELDRGTWSPAPVFKLIAQRGRVERAEMEKTFNMGVGMVAVVAPEDAERALAVLTARHIECWTLGTVKKAKETDSDRVVLMGEHPRF; from the coding sequence ATGACTGAGCAGACCCCGACTGGTGCCGGTGTGGACGGCCTCGGTGCCGGTGCTTCGTACGCCGCGGCCGGCGTGGACATCGAGGCCGGTGACCGCGCGGTCGAGCTGTACGCTCCCCTGGCCAAGAAGGCCACCCGGCCCGAGGTGCAGGGCGGGCTCGGCGGTTTCGCCGGACTGTTTGCGCTCAAGGGCGACTACACCGAGCCGCTGCTCGCGTCCTCCACCGACGGGGTCGGTACCAAGATCGCGGTCGCGCAGGCGCTGGACAAACACGACACCGTCGGTCTGGACCTGGTCGCCATGGTCGTCGACGATCTGGTGGTGTGCGGCGCCGAGCCGTTGTTCCTGCAGGACTACATCGCGGTGGGCAAGGTCGTGCCCGAGCGGATGGCGCAGATCGTTTCCGGCATCGCCGAAGGGTGCGTGAAGGCCGGCTGCGCGCTGCTCGGTGGTGAGACCGCCGAGCATCCCGGGCTGATGGGGCCCGACGACTACGACATCTCCGCCACCGGGATCGGGGTCGTCGAGGCCGAGGCGGTGCTCGGACCCGACCGGGTGCGGCCGGGCGACGTGGTGATCGCCATGGGGTCGTCCGGGTTGCACTCCAACGGCTACAGCCTGGCGCGGCACGTGCTGCTCGAGATCGATCGGATGTCACTGACCGGGCATGTCGAGGAATTCGGGCGGACGCTGGGTGAGGAACTGCTCGAGCCCACCCGGATCTATGCCAAGGACTGCCTGGCGCTGGTCGCCGAGACCGATGTGCGGACGTTCGCGCACGTTACCGGTGGTGGGCTGGCGGGGAACCTGGCCCGGGTGCTGCCCGGTGGGCTGGTCGCCGAGCTCGATCGCGGAACGTGGAGTCCCGCTCCGGTTTTCAAGTTGATCGCGCAGCGCGGTCGGGTCGAGCGGGCCGAGATGGAGAAGACCTTCAATATGGGGGTCGGGATGGTCGCGGTGGTGGCGCCCGAGGACGCCGAGCGGGCATTGGCTGTGCTCACGGCCCGGCACATCGAATGCTGGACGCTGGGGACGGTCAAGAAGGCCAAGGAGACCGATTCGGATCGGGTGGTGTTGATGGGGGAGCATCCGCGGTTCTGA
- a CDS encoding DUF3073 domain-containing protein encodes MGRGRAKAKQTKVARELKYSSPSTDFASLQRELSGGHSRDSQRSGVLSDEYDADDSLSRWEDEDKYDDWRR; translated from the coding sequence ATGGGCCGTGGCCGGGCTAAGGCAAAGCAGACCAAGGTCGCACGAGAGCTCAAGTACAGCTCGCCGTCGACCGACTTCGCGAGCCTTCAGCGCGAGCTCTCGGGGGGACACTCCCGCGACTCGCAGCGCAGCGGCGTGCTCTCGGACGAGTACGACGCGGACGACTCGCTGTCGCGCTGGGAGGACGAAGACAAGTACGACGACTGGCGCCGCTGA
- a CDS encoding MOSC domain-containing protein produces the protein MTDPLPPRRPGNVGTVLAVCVLHAELEVPAKVSRVGRTAIDKRPVPHRVPVRPLGLEGDHVCDTTHHGGVHQAVYAYAEEDARRWGSELNRTLPAGWFGENLRISGLPVSDAVIGERWSIGDTVLEVTAPRVPCATFQHWSGEQRWVKRFALRSDTGAYLRVLTEGSVGAGDEVRVDHVPEHGVTVRDLFTGADPGRLQRLLALEPTVSDDVRMQVARHTRRHTTHRDATLTGQHRERLTPDSEVGS, from the coding sequence ATGACCGACCCGCTCCCGCCGAGACGGCCGGGAAACGTCGGCACCGTGCTGGCCGTGTGCGTGCTGCACGCCGAACTCGAGGTGCCCGCGAAGGTGAGCCGGGTGGGCCGCACCGCCATCGACAAACGTCCTGTCCCGCACCGGGTTCCGGTGCGCCCGCTCGGACTCGAGGGCGATCACGTCTGTGATACCACCCATCACGGTGGCGTGCACCAGGCCGTGTACGCCTACGCCGAGGAGGACGCCCGGCGCTGGGGCAGCGAGTTGAACCGCACCCTGCCCGCCGGATGGTTCGGCGAGAACCTGCGGATCAGCGGCCTGCCGGTGAGCGACGCCGTGATCGGCGAGCGCTGGTCGATCGGCGACACCGTGCTGGAGGTGACCGCGCCGCGGGTGCCGTGCGCGACGTTCCAGCACTGGTCCGGCGAGCAACGCTGGGTCAAGCGATTCGCCCTGCGTTCCGACACCGGTGCCTACCTGCGGGTACTGACCGAGGGCAGCGTCGGCGCGGGCGACGAGGTGCGGGTGGACCATGTGCCCGAGCACGGCGTGACGGTCCGCGACCTGTTCACCGGCGCCGACCCCGGGCGGCTGCAGCGGCTGCTGGCGCTGGAGCCGACCGTGTCCGACGACGTGCGCATGCAGGTCGCCCGGCACACCCGCCGGCACACCACCCACCGCGACGCCACGCTGACCGGTCAGCACCGCGAGCGGCTGACGCCGGACAGCGAGGTCGGGTCGTGA